A stretch of the Panicum virgatum strain AP13 chromosome 9N, P.virgatum_v5, whole genome shotgun sequence genome encodes the following:
- the LOC120693123 gene encoding protein WHAT'S THIS FACTOR 1, chloroplastic-like, with product MRATCSRNRLSELLRCRGQGQGQWQCQCPYQLALVRGMTRGRSVKERSKKKRVHALEVAIERWKVLSKVLTVVEALKKEEEHVTPLKRLEILRPQLGLVKPHKVAHFVRRSPHLFEVCRDSRGVMWAGLSPQAEALVEEEARLLEEHSPTAAQYVTRMLMMSVDRRLPIDKIAHFRRDMGLPHDFRTRWVHMFPEQFRVVRLEDGEYLQLVSWNPNWAVTELEKKAAASSGDANASPPGELSLPFPLKFPPNFTSYYRFRGKAHHYVKTGNTEQFQKITYLSPYAEVKGLTPGTPEFDKRAVAVMHEILSFMLEKRLVTDHLTHFRHEFVMPQKLMRLLLKHYGIFYVSERGKRLSVFLTEAYDGTELVEKCPLVRWREKLLQLTGYRGRMKYLGKFDASSDSEGYLLGGGGDDAVLHIESENSDDILDSCSISDDSEMDLGDTDEFCRD from the coding sequence ATGCGCGCAACATGTTCGCGCAATCGCCTGAGCGAGCTGCTTCGCTGCCGGGGCCAGGGCCAGGGCCAGTGGCAATGCCAGTGCCCGTACCAGCTTGCGCTCGTGCGGGGCATGACGCGGGGCCGCAGCGTGAAGGAACGGAGCAAGAAGAAGCGCGTGCACGCGCTCGAGGTGGCCATCGAGCGCTGGAAGGTGCTCTCCAAGGTGCTCACCGTCGTCGAGGCGCtcaagaaggaggaggagcacgtcaCCCCGCTCAAGCGCCTCGAGATCCTGCGGCCGCAGCTTGGCCTCGTCAAGCCGCACAAGGTGGCCCACTTcgtgcgccgctcgccgcaccTGTTCGAGGTGTGTCGCGACAGCCGCGGCGTCATGTGGGCGGGGCTCTCGCCGCAGGCAGAGGCGctcgtcgaggaggaggcgcgcctGCTGGAGGAGCACTCACCCACGGCCGCGCAGTATGTCACCAGGATGCTCATGATGTCCGTGGACAGGCGGCTGCCAATCGACAAGATCGCCCACTTCCGTCGCGACATGGGGCTTCCTCATGACTTTCGGACGCGGTGGGTACACATGTTCCCCGAGCAGTTCAGGGTGGTCAGGTTGGAGGATGGTGAGTATCTGCAGCTTGTCTCTTGGAACCCAAACTGGGCAGTCACTgagcttgagaagaaggctgCCGCATCATCTGGTGATGCCAATGCCAGTCCTCCAGGAGAGCTCTCGCTACCGTTCCCGTTGAAATTCCCACCAAATTTTACAAGTTACTATAGGTTTCGAGGAAAAGCTCATCACTATGTGAAGACGGGCAATACCGAGCAGTTTCAAAAGATCACCTACCTGTCCCCTTATGCGGAGGTGAAGGGATTGACTCCAGGCACTCCAGAGTTTGATAAGAGGGCTGTTGCAGTAATGCACGAGATACTGAGCTTCATGTTGGAAAAGAGGCTGGTGACCGATCACCTTACACATTTCCGCCATGAGTTTGTAATGCCGCAGAAGCTGATGAGGTTACTCTTGAAGCATTATGGCATCTTTTATGTTTCTGAGAGGGGGAAGAGATTGAGCGTGTTCTTAACAGAGGCATATGATGGGACAGAATTGGTAGAGAAGTGCCCATTGGTGAGGTGGAGGGAAAAGCTCCTTCAACTTACTGGTTATAGAGGGAGGATGAAGTATCTTGGTAAATTTGACGCATCTTCTGATTCAGAGGGTTACTTattaggtggtggtggtgatgatgCTGTACTGCACATTGAAAGTGAAAATTCGGATGACATCTTAGATAGCTGTTCTATTTCAGATGATTCTGAGATGGATTTAGGGGATACGGATGAATTTTGCAGAGACTGA